A single genomic interval of Odontesthes bonariensis isolate fOdoBon6 chromosome 3, fOdoBon6.hap1, whole genome shotgun sequence harbors:
- the apcdd1l gene encoding protein APCDD1-like has product MKHLEAGNMSNGRFSHLLREVWLLWQAVFVVGTGSKLWEVPTRPFMSSSNFSGSLQWEPHCQYHHLQNGVKITADIPPSLDGTWVSTRCEVRPGSEFLTRSYTFHSSRHFQALQHYYTDSGCEEPAYSLMIRGKIRLRQASWITLGGTEAEQHLSKVGIVVHTVAARQRLASRLPAVCVGLSLGRAVPGKVYELYNTRAGRGCLTALGFSMMEMDLVRVETQHYSHGGKVQELFLGDIHTDWIQRTQHRSTGYQQPLQSAMHHVHPCPVCALVYRSSEQRPPKLPQSTAAPLSLAGRWVSQRCETRPTVLFLTRDFTFDPSQNAWEGIYRHYSDPACSQPTFTLRALGHYAQGNPSAKLSGAYEFVFKVTQVRVTAWDEPTAKLLNSTRPGKCGLAGSWEVRVEQDLTPTDGCTVLGIKLPHKEYELFKMELDHRKLPLLFTGERPTDASSPDRPLRRPTSFQPPMVLCSEGETQSSHMSFNSKQVQLASGTERLAQLVLLVFGCALGSWLCVH; this is encoded by the exons CTGTGTTTGTGGTCGGAACTGGGAGTAAACTGTGGGAGGTGCCCACACGTCCCTTCATGTCCTCCTCCAATTTCAGTGGAAGCCTGCAATGGGAGCCCCACTGTCAGTACCACCACCTACAGAACGGAGTGAAAATCACAGCAGACATCCCCCCATCTCTGGATGGCACCTGGGTGTCAACAAG ATGTGAAGTTCGGCCGGGTTCAGAGTTTCTCACCCGGTCCTACACCTTCCACTCCAGCCGTCACTTCCAGGCCCTGCAGCACTACTACACTGACAGCGGCTGTGAAGAGCCAGCCTACTCCCTGATGATCAGGGGGAAGATTCGTCTGCGTCAGGCCTCCTGGATTACCCTCGGAGGCACTGAGGCTGAACAGCACCTCAGCAAGGTGGGCATTGTGGTTCACACTGTGGCAGCCAGGCAGAGACTGGCCTCCAGGCTGCCTGCGGTTTGTGTGGGTCTGAGCCTGGGTCGAGCTGTGCCCGGGAAGGTCTATGAGCTGTACAACACACGGGCAGGGAGAGGATGTCTCACAGCGCTGGGTTTCTCTATGATGGAGATGGATCTGGTGCGAGTGGAGACCCAGCACTACAGCCATGGAGGAAAGGTGCAGGAGCTGTTCTTGGGGGATATTCACACAGATTGGATCCAGAGAACTCAGCACAGGTCCACAGGGTACCAGCAGCCGCTGCAAAGCGCTATG CATCACGTCCACCCCTGCCCTGTGTGCGCTTTGGTCTATCGTTCCTCAGAGCAGCGCCCCCCCAAGTTGCCCCAGAGtacagctgctcctctgtctctgGCCGGCCGCTGGGTCAGCCAGCGCTGCGAAACCCGCCCTACTGTCCTCTTCCTCACCCGAGACTTCACTTTTGATCCTAGCCAGAACGCCTGGGAAGGAATCTACAGGCACTACTCCGACCCTGCCTGCTCGCAGCCCACTTTCACCCTGAGAGCCTTGGGCCACTATGCCCAGGGAAACCCCTCCGCCAAACTCTCAGGAGCGTATGAGTTTGTCTTCAAGGTAACCCAGGTGAGAGTCACAGCCTGGGATGAGCCCACCGCCAAGTTGCTGAACAGTACGAGGCCAGGAAAATGTGGTCTGGCAGGAAGCTGGGAGGTCAGGGTGGAGCAGGACTTGACCCCCACAGATGGGTGCACTGTGTTGGGCATCAAGCTGCCACACAAGGAGTATGAGCTCTTTAAGATGGAGCTGGATCACAGGAAACTCCCACTGCTGTTCACCGGAGAGAGGCCAACTGATGCGTCCAGTCCTGACCGACCACTGAGGCGACCCACGTCCTTTCAGCCTCCCATGGTGCTTTGTAGTGAGGGAGAGACACAATCCTCCCACATGAGTTTTAACAGCAAGCAAGTGCAGTTAGCCAGCGGGACGGAGAGGCTTGCacagctggtgctgctggtgtttGGATGTGCGCTGGGCAGCTGGCTCTGTGTTCATTAG